The following nucleotide sequence is from Carassius carassius chromosome 16, fCarCar2.1, whole genome shotgun sequence.
ACAATTCTCTGTGATCCAGCATTGATAGAAGGACATTTCGGTGGCGTGGCTAACTGGTCTTTGGTGATTCCACATAATCAGGGCTCTGTGGGGCTTGAGTCGACGTGTACTCTGTAGGAGGCGCTGGCTGAACCGGTGCTTGTGGAGGGTACATGATCTGACCACCGTCATATGCAGCCTGGCTGAAGGGAGCAGGAAACAGACTTGCTGGAAAACAAAAACCAGCAAAGAAAAATTTCCCTTCCCCATGAAAGGTTTCCCttcatttttcaaatgtaaagTTTCTTGTTTTCAGTGTCTAAGTCAATCGCGTCATTGCAAAGTCATTCTCCTCGCCTACTGTCACCACAATCCTGTTCTCAAAACCTCACACTGTAGTTACGCAAGAGTTTATTCTTGGCATGTGAACAAACAGTTCTGCgcttttttttccccacaaaacagaaaaaaagtagtCAAGGTGTTTTCAGCTTCCACCATCTTTGGCTCTCTGTTTCCACTCGCATTTTAATTGGCTGCTAGTTTAAGAATTACAAGTATAGCAAATTTGTTGAATATGTTTTGTTACAGACTTAAATCAATAAAGTTCAACAACAATTGGTCTTGTAAAATGTGTTAGATTTTATTCTTCCCAAAACCATAAAAATAGGTAGATataaaagcaaataaattaatagccCCCACATTATTTTACCTatcatttaacacaaaaataaaactcaGTGCCTGTATGTTTATTATGATTGTTGTAAATTTTTCAGGTTGATGTTTGCAGATCTTACCAGCCTCCTGATATGTGGGTGGTGGTCCCGGGACATAGGTTTGCTGATATGGTCCAGTCAGAATGGGATGCCCCCCATAAGCTGGCTGTAGGTTATTAGCCAAAGGCTGTTGATATGAGTATTGTGGGTGATGTGTAGTCGTGACTGTAGTATTTGACTGCACATCTACAAAAGATGATTTGAAAGCATTGAGTATGTACAAAACCCACATGCAGCTATTTGTACACACATTTTGACACTTACACTGTGCATGTCTTATTAATCTTTTGGCCACGCAGTAGAAGATGATCAACACAGAAACCGCCACTGCGAAAAACACTATTGGGGGCACAATGTCTTCCATTGGATGTATGACTTGCTTGCTTCTGGAAAGATTAGGGGAAATAAACATTAGAAACTTTATTAATTGCATGTTTCAGCTTTTGTATAACTGATTCAGTCTTTGAATAACAAGCTAAGCACTGGACCAATTTGCACTAATGGAAGTGTTGGTTTATTAGAGTTTCTGCTCATCTGCAATATATCAATAGGACGTTTCCAATCAAATAgacatttagaaaatgtctttaagatgtttatgatttagaatgttagTAAAACTGACACATCAGATGCTTCCAGATTAAGAGATTTTTAACAGATATCTTGCAGATATAGGCCTAGTGTGCTATCATCAATCAGTTGAATTTATGATCAAATCATTCAGCTCAATTTTATCAGATAGTTCgactgattcattgaaaagatctgACTGGAAAGATTCATTCAGGAATAGAACATAGCCGAGGAGTAGATGTTAAAGTTCACACTTCATGTCTTTATAATTTCTAAGTTTTTGCATGCAATAAATAAGATTTTTAGGAATTTAACCCTTTAACTATCACCCCGTCCCATATACGGGATGCCTACATTTACTATATTacaatgaaatctaatctaatcttgacaaactatatatcgttggaaaggtctaagagtcccaaatatatattttaccaatgtcttttgttaaaaaattatgtagcaaaagtaatagattaatttatgacaagagacaagttttgacctttgtttaaaaaaaaaaaaaagacttcttatttgcctttttctctatcacattttagaaataattagaaattatttatcaactgaaaactta
It contains:
- the LOC132160191 gene encoding uncharacterized protein LOC132160191 is translated as MAFQIFSNSAGYHRCSSSAGSITHLVEANQCQPDNHPHIRELVQGILFPSLMVVRPPILYSRAAQIGPAEFSTNPKWIHLNKLIKLLLDILEAVVLRSKQVIHPMEDIVPPIVFFAVAVSVLIIFYCVAKRLIRHAQYVQSNTTVTTTHHPQYSYQQPLANNLQPAYGGHPILTGPYQQTYVPGPPPTYQEAASLFPAPFSQAAYDGGQIMYPPQAPVQPAPPTEYTSTQAPQSPDYVESPKTS